Proteins encoded within one genomic window of Vidua macroura isolate BioBank_ID:100142 chromosome 2, ASM2450914v1, whole genome shotgun sequence:
- the LOC128804259 gene encoding cytochrome c oxidase copper chaperone: protein MSSVAAASCDGKGAGEAREEKKPLKPCCACPETKKARDACIIEKGEENCGHLIEAHKECMRALGFKI, encoded by the exons ATGTCCTCGGTGGCCGCCGCCAGCTGCGACGGCAAGGGCGCGGGGGAGGCGCGGGAGGAGAAGAAGCCGCTGAAGCCCTGCTGCGCCTGCCCCGAGACCAAGAAGGCGCGGGACGCCTG cattattgagaagggagaagaaaattgTGGGCACCTAATTGAAGCTCACAAGGAGTGTATGAGAGCTCTGGGCTTCAAGATATGA